CCTCTCGTTTCCCGATTGCTTCAACTCCATTCTAACCTTTCCTCCTGATTGGAGGTCCGACATTATTTATACCCTTACAATACAATTTTTTATTCCCCTTTCACCTTTATTCGTGAATATCCGTGTCAATTCGTGGACCGTATTTAGTTTTTTCTTTTCTGCTTTGCTCTTTTCCCCAGACCCTTTACAATACTCTCATGACTTTTGAAACTTTTGAACAGGCTGTCGACGAGGCGGTTGAACAAATCCCGGAAAAGTTCAAACAAATCCTGGAGACCGAAGGCCTTGAGATTATTCCGCGCGACATCGTCCCGGAACGCGTGCACGAACTCTTTCCCGACCGTATTGTTTTTGGTATTTTTGCCGGAATCTCGCGCAAACACCGCAATGTTTTTAATATTCAGCTTGAGCCGACCCGTATCGAGATTTACCAGGAAAGTATCGAACAGGTTTTCGGCCCCTTGCCCACCCCTCAGGTCAAAGACCAAATCGTCAAAACCGTCATTCATGAAATCGCCCATTATTTCGGATTCAATGAGAAAGAAGTACGCGAGCGGGGGTATTAGAAATTTTATCGTGCTAGCGCAAACACGATAAAAAAGGGAGGACACCCTTGATTGGCATCCTCCCTTTTTTCAGTTCAACAGTTCACTTTATTTTCCCAATCAATACTGTAGCAATACCAATTTTCGGAACACATCCGCTTCACCATTGAACACGCCGCGATAGAAATAAATTCCACCGGCAAATTCACTGGTATCAAATGCGATCAAATTAACACCCACAGGACCATTTTGCGATAACCGTGCCACCTGCTCACCCACCGCATTGTAAACCTCAATAACAATCTCACAGGTGCCGCCGGATATATCCGCCGCTTCCACCCGGACATGAAAACGCGCATGCTGTCCACGTCGCGCCGGATTGGGATAAAAAAGCACCTTGTCCGTCACAACAAATGCCGGGGTCGCGGTTCGGGTCACTGTCAATGTCACACTCGCGGTAGGTGTGATCGTACTGGTCACACTTATTGTCAAGGTTGGCGTGGCAGTTGGCGTGATAGTGCTGGTCGCACTAATGGTCAATGTTGGTGAGGCAGTTGGCGTGGCGGTCGCTGTTGCCGAGTTCGTCAAGGTCGGGGTCGCGGTCGGCGTGGGTGTCACGGTCGGAGTCACGGTTGTACTGGCCAACGGCGTGTCTGTGGCAGTCAGCGTGATGGTCGCACTGGGCGTAGGTGTGGGTGTATCCGTGGATGTGCCTGCGACTGTCTCGGTCGCGGTTACTGTAAAACTGGGAGTGTAACTCGGCGTAGGCGAATGGGAAGGTGTGGATGTAGGCGTCACAGTTGAATTTAAAAATGCTGCATGTAAAAAACCGGCATAATTAAAATAATGCGTCGATGCACTGGTCAAATCCGCTGTCTGACCAATGGCGGAAAGATTGCTGTAGTTGGTTGAGACGGCCGAGTCACCGCCGGAATCCACCACATCATCCACACCAATATAATTGGTGGATGAATAATTGCTGTGCCCCAAAACCACCATTGGCAGTGCCAGGCCCAGAAGCATGACAATACCAAAAACCGTTGGATGTCTCATGACATGCTCCCTCATTTAAAATACCGGTGCTGTTGTGCCGTCACTGCGCTGGTTGTCCGTCCCATGCTCACCCGCTCCAGGTGCTGTCCAGGTTGGAGGATTACCGGTCCCCACTGCAACAATATCTTTGGTAATCGTACCCAGTTGAAAAATATTGCCGCTGACCTGTACGTTGGTCCCGGCTCCGGAAAGCCCGATGCCATAAGACGGCCCGGGACCGGCGATACCCGTGGTATTGTAAAGAATGGTATTCTCAAGAATCGTGCTGGTGGTCATGGCTGTGCCATTGTCCGTAATCCCGGCGGAACCCATTGTCCAGGCCGCCAGCATAAATGTCAGGTCAATCACGTTATCCTCTACCCGGCTGTTGGTCATGCCTGCTGTAATAATTCCCGTGGCAGAACCCGGCCCCATAACAAACAGGTGGTTTTCAATAACTTCGCAGTAATTGGCGCCACTCATGTCAATTGCCGGTGTTGCTTCCATTTGTTCAATCTTGACTGCGCGTACATAACAGTACATCGAACCTGCCAGCGTAATGGCCGTGGTGTTGGAATTTGGTATAATCATCAGTGATTCCAAACCCTGACGCGTACCGGTCATGTCCACAGAATTAACATTAATCAATTCCGTGGCATTCCATCCCTGACCGCGAATGGTGACATAGTTGGGAAGTGCGATTGTTCCTGCTCCGGCACCAAAGGTCCCCGCTTGTTCATTAAACTGCCCGGCTTGCACATCAATCACCCAGGGTGTGGATGCACTGGGTGCCGGCGACAAGGCACCGTAGGCCGCGCCGGTAAACGCACCCTGGCCCAGCAGCATATCAATTGCGCCGCAGACTGTGGTCGTGTCTCCGCCGTCTGCCGCCACTGTCAGGACCTGCTGATAGACGATCTTGCGCGCTGCCAGGGCATAGGACGCATTGGCCAGGGGATGACGCGGCGACATGATTTCCCAGCCGCCGCTGCCGGTATGATCCACCTGAATTTCAAGGTAATACTGCTCACGAAACGTTTCGTTCAATGCCCTCGGTGTTGGACTCCCCGAATTCCCCAGCATAACATTATAAATACCATTGGTGATGGGAACACTGCTGTGCGTCTCATTCCAGTTAAGCGCATTGCCGCCCGACACCGCATCATACAAACGAAAGCGCAGATTGCGGGTCCCATTGATCGGTGTGCCGCTCGCATCCGTTAGATACCCTTGAAAATTCATCACCTTGGGAATCTTCGTTGTCGCCGTGGCGCTGACTGTCCAGGATATTGCGAGCATCATCAGTAGTGCCGAAAGTAACAAACGTTTCATACTCATAATTTTCCTCCATTGGAAAAAATGCACTTCACACAAACAAGTATATCCCTAATTTTCCTGGTTGCAACCGAATTCCAGCGCTAAAAAAATCAGGGATTGGGACTGTCTGACCCGGTGGCCGCCTGAGCGAAATTGGCCGGCGCCTTCCCAATCTTTTTCAGCGGGGTTTCGCAATCTTTGAGTGCGTGACGTTCTGCCAGGTAGCGAGGATCATTTTCTGATACAGTCCCCTTGTGGAGATAGCCTCCCTTGCCGTTTCCTCACAAAAACAAATCGTATTTTAGCACCTAGCATCTCTATACTGCTGCTCCGTATACAGTCCGTCAATCTTTTTTAAAACCATTCTCCCCTTTTCCCCAGGGCATCTCCGATTTTCGCGAAAGCCACCGCCGCGTTCCCCGATCCATCGGCTTTGCCAAGCCTCAGAATACATGCTGTACTTACATACATATTGTTTTCATCAATAATCAAGTGGTTGGCTTTATATGCGTCATTTACAATCTCAATGAATTATTACTTCATAAAAACCGGACTCTGCCGGGATGGCGCTCGCTAACTGCATTATGGCGGAAAAAACCCCGCCAAAGCGTCCGGCTTACCTTTATGGGCGTCAAACAAATCCACCAAAAAAAGGATTGGAAAGTATTCTTTACTACAACACCTTTGCCAATGGCATCACACTAGACAAAACCTACTGTGAAAACGGTTGGATGGTCGAAACCAATCACTTGGTACTGAAGGTCAGTGCCAGGCACCTAAAACACAAATCAGCTATTGAATTTTAAATTGACTGATTGATTCTTCACATTTATAGTAAAATTATCCTGAAAGAGGTACTACACCCATGAAATGGTTTTTGTCCAACAAAATCGCCATCCTAACCAGCTGCGGATTCTTGCTGGTCATCCTTTTTCTCTGGCTTGACGAAGTTCTGGACCTGCCGGCCTTGCTTTTCGGGGCTGCGCGCACCCCTATCAACCTTACCGAAAGCATCTTCGAAACCGTAGTCGTTTTCATCCTGGCAATACTGGTCCTCAGTGCAATTTTCTTTTTGGATAAAAAAGTGGAGGATTTGAACCGGGAAAAATCAAAGATACTCAGCATTATTTCCCATGATTTGAGAAATATCTTTACCGGACTGGTCGGCAACACCCGGATTTTAAGCATGAATCCGGAACAATTGACCCCTGATGCTTCCAAGGATCTGGCTGCTTCCATCCAATCTTCATCCAAACGCATGGCAACCCTGATGAACAATCTGATCAATTGGTCCAGGTTGAATTCGGGCTTTATCGCCATCCGCCCCATTAGATTTAATTTAGCCACCGCAGTGCAAAATACTATCTTAATTTTGCACAACCAGGCCAACACCAAAAACATTTCACTTTCTCAGCATATCGAACCGCATATTACCGTGCTTGCCGACAAGGACCTCATCGATTCGGTCATCCATAACCTTCTGCACAATGCCGTCAAATTCACCCCCCGCGAGGGAAAAATCACGGTCCAGGCCCTGGAGGAGGGTGACTTTGTCAAAGTTTTTGTTTCCGATAACGGCGTCGGCCTTTCCCAACAGGAAATCACACATCTCTGTTTCCTGGAACCCGGTAATACCCGGCGCGGCACAGAAGGAGAAAAAGGCAGCGGGCTTGGTATGTACATCTGCCGAAAATTCATTCAATGCAACCGGGGAATTTTCCATGTCGAAAGCCGCTCAGGACAAGGTACCACTATCTCTTTCACCCTGCCCAGGAAATAAGGTAATTGCAGTCAAGGAGACATTGTAGAGCCCCCATTTAGCAGACGACCAGCGGAAGTCCCACACTCCAATCATCTTTCCGGTCGGGACGACCAACGGAAGTCCTAATACTCAATATGTTTCCGATTAGGGCAACCAGTGGAAAAGTCTCCCCTAAAACTCTATGCATAATGATTTTATCCGTACTCCTCTGCGTTTTTATCGTGCCTATCACTGGTCTTCATTATTTATTATTTTTGGGATTTTTTCATAAATCGTCTTGCCTTTAGGGTTTTACCGTTCTCCGGATTTGTACTATAATATCCTGATTTTCATATCAAGGAGGCTGTATGCCAGGCAAGAACAATTTTCGTCAACTGATTAAACTTATGGAGAAATTACGCGCCCCGGGCGGATGCCCCTGGGACCGCAAACAAACCCATAAAACCCTCAGGCCTTTTCTCCTGGAGGAAGCGCATGAGGTTTTGGAAGCAATTGATTCGCGCGATCCGATTCAACTCAAAGATGAGCTGGGCGATCTCCTGTTCCAGGTCATTTTTCATTCCCAACTGGCAGCTGAAGCCGGACAGTTTACAATTGATGATGTCATCCAGGGCAGCCTGGAAAAAATGACACGCCGCCATCCGCATGTATTCGGCAGCAAAAAACTGCGCACATCGGGTCAGGTACTGGAAAATTGGGAGGAAATTAAACGGCGCGAGCGTAAGGGGTCGGGAAAATCCTTGCTCGATGGTGTTCCGCATACCTTGCCGGCCCTAATCCGAGCTCACCGTGTCCAGGCCAAAGCGGCCCGGGTCGGCTTCACCTGGTCAAAAATTGATCAGGCCTTGGCCAAAGTCACCGAGGAGATCAACGAATTGGAAGAAGCGCTGATTCAAAAAAAACCGGCGCAGATCACCGAAGAAATGGGTGATGTGTTTTTCGCACTGGTTAACCTTGCACGCTTTGCCGGCACCAATCCGGAAGATGCCCTCCATCAGGCCGTAGGGAAATTCATCCAGCGATTCTCCAAGGTGGAAAATCACTCAAAAAAACAAAAAAAACAGCTCTCCGAGTATTCCCTCGATGAGCTGCTTATGCTTTGGAACAGCGCAAAGTCCACTAAAAAAGCTAAAAAGGCAGCGGTGCCTCGCCAACAGCCCGAAAAATTTCCTCGCCGCCGACAAAAACGCGTTTAATCGAATAATCCGGTCCGGCCAGCACCAAATCAACCCGGCCGCCGACGCTGATACGCCCCACACTTTTTTTGCCGATTAATTTTGCAGGAATTCGCGAAGCCATACGAATGCCGTCAAAAAAAGTGAATTCCGAAAGTTTGGCAACATTGATGACACCTTGCCACAGCGGCTGAACACCGCCCGCCAAAGTGCCGTCCGTGCGTAATGCGATGCCGTTTTCCACAACCAATTTTTCCATATTCAGCTGCTCATGCTCCCCGTCCGGTAAACCGCCAACCCAGCGGCAATCCGAGACCAGGGCGATATCGCCCACTTTGGCGCGCAAAAACATCCCCACGGTATCCATGGCCAGGTGCATACCGTCTGCAATCACCTCGGCAACCAATTTTTGTTCTGAAAGCGCCGCACCCACCAAACCGGGATCACGTTGATGAAAGGGACGCATGGCATTGCCCAGATGCGTTACATTGCCCGCACCCCAACCCACCGCTTGACGCGTCTCCTCGGCGGTAGCTGCCGAATGACCCAGTGCCACCACCACCCCGGATTTAACAAATGCCTTAATCGCGCCCTCGGCACCGGGCAGCTCCGGTGCAATCGTCACCATCTTCAACTCTCCCAGAGCCGCTTCCGCCAATTTATAAACATCCGGGGTTTTAATTCTGCGCAGAGAATCATGCGGGATGGCACCGCGCATCTCAGGATTAAGATAGGGACCTTCCAGATGCAGACCCAAAAGACGCAACGGCGCCAAATGCCGCGCCTCCTGAATAAGTTCCGCCATCCGGGTCAGTTCCTTTGTCCCTGCAAAAGAAGTACTCAGCAGCATCGCCGTGGTGCCGTTGGATGCATGATAATACGCTGCAGCTAAAATCCCTCCCAGCGTCCGTGGATCAGCCCCCCCGCCCCCGTGACAGTGGATATCCACCAGGCCGGGCACGACA
The bacterium genome window above contains:
- a CDS encoding metallopeptidase family protein, whose amino-acid sequence is MTFETFEQAVDEAVEQIPEKFKQILETEGLEIIPRDIVPERVHELFPDRIVFGIFAGISRKHRNVFNIQLEPTRIEIYQESIEQVFGPLPTPQVKDQIVKTVIHEIAHYFGFNEKEVRERGY
- a CDS encoding HAMP domain-containing histidine kinase, yielding MKWFLSNKIAILTSCGFLLVILFLWLDEVLDLPALLFGAARTPINLTESIFETVVVFILAILVLSAIFFLDKKVEDLNREKSKILSIISHDLRNIFTGLVGNTRILSMNPEQLTPDASKDLAASIQSSSKRMATLMNNLINWSRLNSGFIAIRPIRFNLATAVQNTILILHNQANTKNISLSQHIEPHITVLADKDLIDSVIHNLLHNAVKFTPREGKITVQALEEGDFVKVFVSDNGVGLSQQEITHLCFLEPGNTRRGTEGEKGSGLGMYICRKFIQCNRGIFHVESRSGQGTTISFTLPRK
- a CDS encoding amidohydrolase family protein, encoding MKRWIIRARALATEGRPLEDKLVVISGKRIESILPSSAASRFSGKIFLSNQRYIVVPGLVDIHCHGGGGADPRTLGGILAAAYYHASNGTTAMLLSTSFAGTKELTRMAELIQEARHLAPLRLLGLHLEGPYLNPEMRGAIPHDSLRRIKTPDVYKLAEAALGELKMVTIAPELPGAEGAIKAFVKSGVVVALGHSAATAEETRQAVGWGAGNVTHLGNAMRPFHQRDPGLVGAALSEQKLVAEVIADGMHLAMDTVGMFLRAKVGDIALVSDCRWVGGLPDGEHEQLNMEKLVVENGIALRTDGTLAGGVQPLWQGVINVAKLSEFTFFDGIRMASRIPAKLIGKKSVGRISVGGRVDLVLAGPDYSIKRVFVGGEEIFRAVGEAPLPF
- the mazG gene encoding nucleoside triphosphate pyrophosphohydrolase, whose amino-acid sequence is MPGKNNFRQLIKLMEKLRAPGGCPWDRKQTHKTLRPFLLEEAHEVLEAIDSRDPIQLKDELGDLLFQVIFHSQLAAEAGQFTIDDVIQGSLEKMTRRHPHVFGSKKLRTSGQVLENWEEIKRRERKGSGKSLLDGVPHTLPALIRAHRVQAKAARVGFTWSKIDQALAKVTEEINELEEALIQKKPAQITEEMGDVFFALVNLARFAGTNPEDALHQAVGKFIQRFSKVENHSKKQKKQLSEYSLDELLMLWNSAKSTKKAKKAAVPRQQPEKFPRRRQKRV